GCAGCCCGGTGCTGACCGCGTGCATCGTGTTTTCCCTGTGCGCCCACTTCCTGCTTGTCCATGCGAAATGGACCTCGACTCCGACACAGGGCGGAGAACAGATTCTCGTGCCTGCGGACTTCGATGTGGCCTCGCTTCCGGCCGGAGATTCCCTGAGTCTGGGACAGGCAGCACAGCCGGGCTCGAATTCGGAAAACGGGGAAAAGGCGCAGGCGAACAGGCGAAGACAGGCGCTCAGGCAGTACGTGACCAACGTGCGCAAGGCCATCGAGCAACGCAAATTCCAGCCCGACCGCCACGGTCTGGAAGACCTGATCGGCAAGGCGAGCTACGCCTTCACCATCGGGCCGGACAGTGCGTTTTCCAACATCAGACTGACACGCACCTCGGGCACACCCCGGCTGGACAGGACCGCCCTGCTCGCCATCCGCGCGGCCAGCGGCATGGTGGAACGTCCGAAAATCATCGGCAGCGCCCCCCTGCACATCACGGTAACCGTCAAGTATCAGTATTCCCTCTAGGGCTCAGGCCCCCTCGAACAACACCCCATGAGAAAACCGCCCCGGGGCCATCGGCCCCGGAGCGGTTTCCACCTGCATACCCTGTCGCGCTACATGCCCAGCTTGCGGGCGCAAATTTCACAATACCCGTTCACCAGATTGGCGCTTTTCGCCCGACACCGTCGGCATTGGCCAAAGGAAGCGGAATGCAATGGTTGCGGTTCGCGACAGAAATTCTCCTTGCCAAACGGCAGACGGACAACACTGTCCGTGCGACAGGCCCGCTCGCACAGTCCGCAATCCACGCACTTCCAGACCGTGAAACGCAGACTGAAACAGCTCTCGCCAGCCACGAACTCCAGTGCGTCCGTGGGGCAGGCACGTACGCACGCGCCACACCCGGAACAGCCGGGATCAATGCGAATTTCAGCACTCGGCAGCAATTCCAGCATGGCTCCGGCCACATTCTCCGGGGCAAGAGCCACAACCTCGCGCCACCAGTCCGGGACAGCGGCAGTCACATCCTGATCCATGGTCGCCCTGCCCCTGCCTCCTCGCAGCATCCCGAACAGGGACCGCCGGGAAACCGCATTCACGGAAACCGTTCGCGCGCCTTTTTCCCGCATGCAGGCAATCCGATCCGCAAGCTGCGGAAAAATCCGACGCACCTCGCCCAAGGCCTTGAGAAAACCGCGACAATGATCGCCTCTGGCACACTCCGAGCATTGCCCACGCACAAACGAGACCTTCCCGGTTCCGGCCAGTGCCGTTGCAAACAGGAATTCCGGGTTCAATGCCGACAGGCACGCGCCGAGTTCCATCTGATCCCCGGACCGTGCAGGCAATCCGAAGCATCCGACAACCATGGGATTTTCCCCGCGGGCAAAGGCCTTGCGGGCAAAGTCGCGCCCAGCGTCGTGACGCAACGCCCCCGAAGCGCAGACCGCGGCGCAGAGGCCGCATCCCGTACAGATGGCCGGATCGAGAACCGGACCATCCGCCAGAGACAACGCACCAGCCGGACATGCGTCAACGCACAGACCGCACTCCCCGCCCCGAAAGGCGATGCAATGCGACTGCACGAATTCCGGCCTGACAGACATGCGGCTCTCCGTCTATGCCGCCAGCAGGGCGGGCAGGGAATCCACGGTGGCCCGACACAGTTCGGCCACGGCACGGTAATAGTCGGTTCCAGCTCTGGCCTCGATCTCCTCGAGACACACTCCGGCCCAGCGCCCGAGATGATCGGACAGAAAGGCCCGGGCATCCGCGAGCATGGCCTCGGCTGTATCCGGATCGTCATTCACCTGAGCCTGCGCCGCACCAACCAGAAGATGCGCCATGAACGCCAGCTCCAGACCAAGATGGTCGTCCGGCTCGTTGTTCAGAAGGGGCGCAGTCAGCCCGTGGCGCGCATAGGCATCGCGCACCTCGAAGGTAGGGTCGCCGAAGAGCAGCCGCTCCCGGGTGGTCCATACGGATTCCCACATGGGCACGGCCCGGTTCGGTGCGACAAACAGGTCGGCATGATCCACGCGCACCTGTTCCAGCGCCACTTCATCCAGAGACTCCAGCCAGTTCTTCAGGGAACCGAGACTGTGCCGCAGTTCTCCGGTCACGGGCAGCGGCCAATCCGCAAGCAGGTCTTCCCGCCGGATCTCCTCCAGCAGGTCTGCGTCCGGGGCTTCGCGCAGCACGCGGCCCAGAAAGGCGCAGGCCACGGATGCGCCCAAAAGATTTTCCGACGATTGCATATATTTTCCAGAAGGGGCCGGAAAGCCGAAGCTCCCCGGCCCCGGTTCGTTCGTTACATTCCGATGCGCAGATAGGTTCCGTAGAAGATGAGTCTGCCCATGATCTCTCCGGCCAGGACCAGACCAAAGGCGCACAGCCCGGCATTGATCATGACTCCGTTCTCATGGGAGACCACCACGCGAAACGCGGCCCACGCAAACACGGCCGTGCCGAGGAAGGTCAGGACCATGCGCGCCACAAGCAGCACGGTGCCGTCCGAAGCCAGCATGGCCAATCCGGACACGTCCAGACCATTCATGGAGTCCAGAGCGATCATTTCCAGAGGCACGCCCACGAACTTCAGCCCCAGACCAAGCAGCGCGGCCAGAATGAAAACCCCGGCAATGCGGCTTCTGGTCTCTCCGGCAAGGGACGCGTCCCGGTTGCTCTGGATGCCGAACAGCAGACCGCCAGCAATGGAACCGGCCACCAGCGCAGTGCCATAGAAGCCCAGCATGGTGGATACGGAATCCCACACCGGCACGGTCACGAGCATGTAGACCCGAGACATCACGTACACGGCCACAAGGCCGAGCAGCATGGTCAGCACGGCCAATCCCGTGGCCTCGGCCTCGGGATTCCTGCGGCGCACCACGGCCAGCGCCACAACGGCAGCGAAAAAGCCGCCCATGGCGAGAATCTCCCGGCTGAGCCAGGACGATCCGGCATTGAGAATGGTGAACACGCTGTGCAGCGGTGTTCCCAGATGGGACAGGGACAGCAGCAGAGCTGCGGCAGTCAGCACGCCCACAGCCGGAAGTTGCCGGGACAACACGGCTCCCACGGGGCCGGAAGCGGTCTTGCGCGCGATCTCGGACACCAGCAGCATGCCGACGGCGGTCTGAGCGAGGACGGTGAAGAGCACGAGGCTCCATTCATTGAAGACCATGATTACACCTCCTCGGGGTTCTGGATTTTACCGGAACGCGAGCCTTCGGGCCGGGCGTTGCGGTTGGGCGAAACAATCAGGTTCGGCCCGGTGATGGACGGGTCCGGCAGCGGCGCGACAACGTTGTCCGCACCATATTTCGCAGCCAGTTCCTCGTATTCCCCGAACTTCAGAGCGCGGGTCGGACAGGCCGCCACGCACGCCGGAGGCTTGCCCTGCTCCAGATAATCGCGACAGAAGTCGCATTTTTCCATCTTGCCCTTTTCCGCATTGAACTGGGGCGCGGAATAGGGGCAGCCCCATTCACAGTAGCGGCAGCCCACGCACTTGTCGTGGTCCACGGTCACGATGCCGTTCTCGTCCTTGTGCATGGCCGTTGTCGGGCAGGAGCGCACGCAGATGGGATTTTCGCAGTGGTTGCAGGAAATGGACAGATAGTAGGCGAACACGTTCTGCTCGTAGGAGCCGTTCGCATTTCTGCTCCAGTTGCCGCCCGCGTATTCGGTCACGCGCCGGAACAGCACGCCGTCCGGCAGATCATTCTTGTCGATGCAGGCGATCATGCACGTCTTGCAGCCCGTGCATGCTTCCATGTCTATGTAAAATGCAGGTCTTTTCAACATTCGCTATTCTCCCCTACGCCTTTTCGACCTGAACGAGGTTGGTATGCTGGGGGTTGCCCTTGGCCAGCGGAGACGGCTTGAGCGACGTCAGCACGTTGACGCAGCCTCCCAGATCGTTGCCCTTGCCGTCCGGGGTGAACCAGGCACCCTCGGGCAGGCTGAGCACGCCGGGCATGATGCGCGGGGTGACCTTGGCCACGGTATGAACAACGCCGCGGGCATTGAAGACCTTGACCTTGTCGCCGTGGGCAATGCCACGGATTTCCGCGTCCACCGGGTTGATCCAGAGTTCCTGCGGCGCGACCTTCTTGAGCCAGTCCACGTTGCCGTAGGTGGAGTGGGTCCGCTGCTTGTAGTGATGCCCGATGAGCTGAAGCGGATAGGTCTTGCGCAGCGGATCGGAAACGCCTTCCCAAGTGGGCGTGTACTCGGGCAGAGCCGTGATCACGTCACCTTCGGGCAATTCCCATTCCCTGTTGATGTCCCAGAGCTGCTTGGAGAAAATCTCCAGCTTGCCCGAAGGAGTCTTCACGGGATGCCCTTCCGGGTCCTCGCGGAATTCCTTGTACGGGACCGGCGGCAGGCCCGGCTTCTCGCGCTTAAAGATGCCCATGGCAAATGCGTCGGACAGCTTTTCCGGCAGTTCGGGCAGCATTTCGCGCGACTTCTGGTAGACGTATTCCACCCACTGGGCACGGGTACGACCCTCGGTGAACTTCTCGCCCGCGCCAAGGCGCTCGGCCACTCCGGCACAGATGTCGTAGATGGTGCGGCTCTCGAAAAGCGGTTCGATCACCTTTTCCGCAAAGATCACATACCCCATTTCCGAGGCGAATCCCTGAGGCGCAAAGTCATCCTCCTCCAGATTGGAGGTGGCGGGCAGCAGATAATCCGCGAACTTGGCACTCGGGGTCATGAAGTTGTCCACGACCACCACGGTTTCGCACTTGGAGTCGTCGCCCAGAATTTCGGACGTGCGATTGCTGTCCGAATGCTGGTTGACCAGACAGTTGCCCGCAAAGTTCCAGATGAACTTGATCGGGGCGACCAGCTTGTCGCGGCCCTGCACACCGTCGCGCTTGGCGGTCATCTCGGTGCCACGCTCGATGGCATCGGTCCAGGTGAAGCAGGAAATGGACGTCTTGACCGGATTTTCCAGCACCGGAAAGCTGGCGAACGGGATGCCGTAGCCGCTTTCTCGCGCACCGGTATTGCCGCCCTGCACGCCCACGTTGCCGGTCAGGATGGGCAGCATGCTGATGGCGCGACAGTTGTTCTCGCCATTGGCCTGACGCTGCACGGACCAGCCCTGCGAGATGTAGCAGGGATCGGCCTGCCCGATCTCGCGGGCAAGCTGAATGATGCGGCGGGCCGGAATTCCCGTGATTTCCGAAGCCCATTCCGGAGTCTTGGCCTGACCATCCGGGCCCTTGCCCAGAATGTAGGACTTGTAGGAAAGCCCGGCAGGCACGCCCTCGGGCATGGAATCCTCGTCATACCCGGCAGTGCAGCGGCGCAGAAAATCATGATCCACCAGATCCTCGGAGATCAGCACATGCGCAATGCCGCAGACAAGTGCCGCGTCCGTGCCGGGGCGAATGGGAATCCATTCGTCGGCCAGCGTGGTGGCGGTGTCCGTGTATCTCGGGTCCACCACGATGATGCGGGCATACCCCTTCTTGCGGGCCTCGATCACGTCATGCACCAGACCGCCGCCGCTCATGCGCGTGGCCGCCGGGTTGTTGCCGAAAAACACCACCAGCTTGCTGTTCACGATGTCGGACAGCAGGTTGCCTTTGACCCATCCCTTGCCGAAGGTATAGGGCAGGGCCATGTCGATCATGGCGTCGCTGTAGGTGCCGTACTGGTTCAGGTAGCCGCCGAGGCTGTTCATGAGCCGGGCCACGGGCGTGGAGCCGGTGGGCCAGGACTTGGACAGCACTGCGCCGAGGTTGCCCGTCCCGTAATTCAGGTAGACGGACTCGTTGCCGTACTTCTCGATGGTCTCGCCAAGGCTCTTGGCAATGCCGTCCAGAGCCTCATCCCAGGAGATGCGCTCGAACTTGCCTTCGCCACGCTTGCCGACCCGCTTCATGGGGTACTTGAGCCGATCCGGAGCATAGATGCGATGCCGCATGGAACGGCCGCGCAAGCAGGCGCGCACCTGATGATCGCCATACACGTCCTTGCCCGTATCATCGGTATCCACACGCACGACCACGCCGTCCTTGACGTGAGCGCGCAAGGCACATCGGCTGCCGCAGTTCACGTTGCAGGATGTCCAGACAACCTTGTCCGCGAACGTTTCCGCACTTTCCACGGACCGGAGGCCACAGAAAACCCCGGCACCGGACAGAGCGGTCATACCGCCCAGAGCCGCGCTCCACTTCAGGAAGCTGCGCCGCTTCAGGCTCGAGCCTGCCGGTTTCCGTTCCGAATTTTTCCTATCCATAAAAGCCCTCATTGTTTTGGCCGCCTTGCTGCAGCGACCGGTCTCAATCCATGGAACGCATGAAACAATAAGCGTGCCAAGCTCCGATTTGACCTCATCAATCTGAAATAAAAGGATAAAAACAAAACCCTCCCTCCGCAGGTCCGAAAAAATCGGAAAGCGGAGAAAGGGATGTCATGCATTTTTTCCGAAATTAATGGAAAGACTCACTCCTTCTCGATGGAATGCTGCTTGAGCTGATCATAGACCCGACTCTTGCCCAGTCCCGACATTTCGCAGGCGCGTTCCACATCCCAGCGGGCCGCCTCCATGAGCCGGGAAAAATACCATTTGTCCGCCTGCTCCAGAACCCGGGCGCGATATTCCTTGTACACGGGCAGTTCCGCGGCATCCTCGGGCTCCGGCTCCGGTCCGGCGCCTGCGGAATCCTGTCCGGACAGGGACTGCCTGATCATGGTGATGCGCACCCGTTCCGGCAAATGCATGGGGTACAGTTCGGTATGGGCATAGGCACTGACCAGCGAGGTTTCCACCACGTTGGACAGCTCGCGGATGTTGCCGGGCCAGTGATATTCCTGAAGCGCTTCCATGAAATCCGGGGAAATCCCCTTTTGCGGGATCATGTTCTTTTCGCTGATGCGCCTTGCCATGAAATGGACAAGTTCGGGCAGGTCCTCCTTGCGCTCGCGCAAGGGTGGCAGCGTGATGGACATGGCTCCGAGGCGATACAACAGGTCTTCCCGAAACGTACCATTCTGAACCATTTCATTGAGATCACGATGAGTTGCGGAGACCAGACGAAAATCACTGGAAACTTCCTGACTGCTGCCCACCCGTCTGTACTTGCGTTCCTGAAGCACGCGAAGCAGTTTCTTCTGAAGGGCAAGGGGCATTTCGCCGATTTCGTCCAGAAACAGGGTCCCCCGGTCCGCCTCCATGATCAGGCCGCCACTGGCATGGTCCGCGCCAGTGAATGCGCCCTTCACGTGGCCGAAAAGCGTGCTTTCCAGCAGAGTTGCGGGAATGGACGCGCAGTCCACGACCACGAATGGCCCTCGACTGCGCTGGCTGTTCTCGTGCAGGGCCCGGGCGAACAGTTCCTTGCCGGTTCCGGTTTCCCCGGAAATGAGCAGGCTGGCATTGCTGCGCGCCGCTATGCCGAGGCGTTCCAGAGCCTGCGTGATGGCCGGCCCGCTGCCCACGATGCCGCACCGTTCCACGGGCATGGCTCCCTTGTCCGCCTGACGCAGATTGTCCCGGTACTTGAGCACGCGCTTGAGCGGAAGCAGAATCTTCTTGGGGGATAGCGGTTTCTGGAGATAATCCCAGGCACCGTTGCGGATGGCCAGTTCCGCGCCGTCCGGATCGCCCAGTCCGGTCAGGATGATGACCTCGGGCGGCAGTTCCTGCTCGCGCAGTCGGGGAAGGATGTCCAGACCGTTGCCGTCCGGCAGGCGGATGTCCAGAAACACCACATCGAACTCGATCTCGCGGTTCTTTGCCAGCCCTTCGCGCACGGTAAGCGCACAGTCGGCGTCATGACCGATGTTGCGCACCAGTTCCATGAGCGCCTCGCAGGTCATGCGATCATCGTCTATGACAAGCACCTTGGCCATATATGCCCCCTTCCCGACGGTTCCGCCGCCGTGCGACGGCTCCGCCTGTTTTTCGAAACTCAGTTTTCCTCGCGATCGAAATCCTCGTCCCGAGAGGAAAAATCGGGCTTGAGGTATTTGCGCACGGCCATTGCCAGCGCCTTCAGGCTGATGGGTTTCTTGAGGTATTCCCGAATTCCCAGTGAGGCCGCCGCGCTTTCGTCGAAACGATGGCTGTAGCCGCTGCACAGAATGACCGGCACCCCGGGCCGGGCTTCGAGCACCTTGCGGGCAAATTTGTCCCCCCGCAGTCCGGGCATGTTGTAGTCCGTGATCACCAGATCGAAATCCCCGGGCGCATTGCAGAACAGCTCGGCAGCGGCAAGGCTGTCGGTCTCGCCATGCACCTTGTATCCAAGATTCGTCAGGAATTCCGAGCAGGAACTTACCAGTTCATCCTCGTCATCCACCAGCAGGATGCACCCGCACCCTGAACATATCTCGGTGTCCCCACGCGTTTCCACGGCAAGCTCGCCGCTTTTGACCATGGCCGGAATGTAGACCCGGAACTCCGCGCCCCGCCCCGGCTCGTTGCGAACCAGAATCTCGCCTCCCCAGGATTTGACGATGCCCTGCACCATGGCCAGCCCGAGTCCGGTGCCCTTTCCCGGCATCTTGGTGGTAAAGAACGGATCGAAAATCCGGTCCACCACCTCGGGCGGAATGCCACCGCCCATGTCCCGCACGGACAGGACCACATGCGGCCCGGGCTTGAGCACAGAGGTTTCCGGCCGATCGCTGCCCACGCTCTCCCCATGCACGGAAATGGACATGGTTCCCCCGGAATTCTCCATGGCGTGCGCCGCATTGGTGCACAGATTCATGAGCACCTGATGCACCTGCGTGGGATCGGCCAGCACGGTTCGTTCCGGCGACGCGATCTCGTAGTCCATGGTAATGGATGCGGGAAGCGACGCTTCAAGAAACTTGATGGTTTCCTTGACGATGGGCCCAAGATTCAGGGGAATTGCCTCCTCGCTGCTCTTGCGCGTGAAGGTCAGTATCTGGCTGACCAGATCCCTGCCTCGGTACGCGGCGGCAAGCATGGCCTGCACCTTGGCGGCCAGCGGTTCGTTCCCGTCCAGATGAAACATTTCGACCATTTCGCCGTTGGCGATGATCACGCCGAGAATGTTGTTGAAATCATGGGCAATGCCCCCGGCCAGAGTACCCAGCGCCTCCATGCGCTGCACGCGCTGAAGCTGGCGTTCCTTCTCGTGCAGGGAAATCTCGGTTCGCTTGCGCTGCAACGCCTCCTCGAACGCGAACAGGACCTCGGCCAGCAGGGAAACCTCGCTCGACACGTACCGGGCCTGCCGCCTGCCCACGGCGATGATCCGCAGATCGGCCCCGGCCAGAATGTGCAGCGGCACCATGATCACATGCACGTCCAGACCATCCGAACCACGCAACGTGGCCTGTACCACCTGACAGTTGCCCAGCGCCTCCATCTGCTCGAAGGAAAGCTGTGCCCCGCCAATGTCCAGCGGCTCGCAAACGGCCCGTTCCCCGCATTCCGTGGCAAGAAAGACCTTGAGCACCCCGTTCCCGGCAACCTCGCCGAGAAACGCGCGCTCGCTCGAGGACATGTTCTCGGCCTCCTCGAGACAGCGAAGCATGACCTCGTGCTCGGTATGGCACTCCAGCGAACCAAGCAGCACCTTGTTGATGGAGCTGAGCGCCATGGTGCGCTGGGCCACCTGTCGCTTGAGGCTGCGGTTCCAGACCAGCACCAGTACCACGCCCCCGAGAATGGCCCCGCACACGGAAAACAGACCGATCCAGAATTTCCAGCTCGCCCAGATGGGGCGGTAGTGCAGGGTCAGCCACCGTTCCTCGATCACCTTGCGCTCATGAGGCAGAATCATGGCCAACCCCTTGCGCAGAATGCTGCCGAGAATGGGACTGGCCTTGAGCGAGGCAATGCGCAGATCAATGGTGTAGTTGGTGATGCCTGCAATGCGCAGGTTGCTGATGCGCGCGTTGGCAATGTAGCGCGAGGCCAGTGCCATGTCGCAGATCAGCGCGTCCACGTCGCCCACGGCAAGGGAGCGAAGGCCGCCGATGTATCCCCCGGCCATGGGCACGATGGTGTATTCGCCGGGATAATGCTTTTTCAGATACCGGGTGAATTCCGGGGACACGGTCACGCCGATGCGCATGCCGTCCAGCTTTTCCAGCGTGAGCTCCTCCTGGAACTCCTTTCTGGTGATGATGGCGGCGGGCACGGTCACGTAGGGCTGGGTAAAGTCCAGATACTCGCGGCGACCTTCCGTCATTTCCAGCGCCGCAACCACATCCACATTCCCCTGCTTCACCTCGCGCAGCACCTCGTCCCGGTTGCGGAAACGCACCGGGACGAAGCGCAGTCCGGTCTTTTCATTGATCAGCCGGACATAATCCGCGCTCAAGCCCTCATAGCCGCCCTTGAGTCCGTATTCCTCATAGGGAGGATAATGCAGGGACACGCCGAGCCTGACCTCCTTGTTTCGCGAAATCCACTCCCGTTCCTCCACGGTCAGGGGGGTGCGCTCGTCAAAGGTCGAGCAGGACGCGGCCGTCATGAGAACAAGGACGGCCAGAAGGACTTGAACGAATCGTTGCATGTCGATTTTTCCGGGACAACCTACTTGCCGAAGGAGCACTTGGGAAAGGTGCAGTTGCTGCATCCCAGACACATGCCGCCATTCCCCATCTCGGCCAGATCGTCGCGGGTGATGTCCACATCCGCCAGCAGACGCGGCAGAAGCAGGTCCAGACTGGTTCTCCGGAAGAACAGGGCGCAGGCGGGCACACCCAGCAGGCGGGCCTTCCCGATTCTTCCGATCAGGGTCATGGCCCCGGGCAGGATGGGCGCACCGTAGACCAGGGAATGCGCTCCCGCATCCACAAGGCCGTGACGGGTGAGATCATCCGGATCAACGGACAGTCCGGCCGTGGTGATGATCAGATCGCAGCCGCCGTCCAGCAGCTCCCGGGCTCCATCACGAATGGCCTCGCGGTCATCCGGCGCAAACACCGTCTTGAACACGGTGCAGCAGTCGAACGCGGCCAGCTTGGTACGAATGATGTCCTCGAAACGATCCTCGATGATGCCGTTGAACACTTCGTTGCCCGTGATCAGAATGCCCACTGTCGTCTTTTTCAGGGGAAGCACATCGAATGCCGGACGATCGCCCAGCACTTCCAGCGCATGGTCGAAATCCGGCTTTTCCAGATA
Above is a window of Pseudodesulfovibrio tunisiensis DNA encoding:
- a CDS encoding energy transducer TonB family protein, encoding MTRSPVLTACIVFSLCAHFLLVHAKWTSTPTQGGEQILVPADFDVASLPAGDSLSLGQAAQPGSNSENGEKAQANRRRQALRQYVTNVRKAIEQRKFQPDRHGLEDLIGKASYAFTIGPDSAFSNIRLTRTSGTPRLDRTALLAIRAASGMVERPKIIGSAPLHITVTVKYQYSL
- a CDS encoding 4Fe-4S dicluster domain-containing protein, yielding MSVRPEFVQSHCIAFRGGECGLCVDACPAGALSLADGPVLDPAICTGCGLCAAVCASGALRHDAGRDFARKAFARGENPMVVGCFGLPARSGDQMELGACLSALNPEFLFATALAGTGKVSFVRGQCSECARGDHCRGFLKALGEVRRIFPQLADRIACMREKGARTVSVNAVSRRSLFGMLRGGRGRATMDQDVTAAVPDWWREVVALAPENVAGAMLELLPSAEIRIDPGCSGCGACVRACPTDALEFVAGESCFSLRFTVWKCVDCGLCERACRTDSVVRLPFGKENFCREPQPLHSASFGQCRRCRAKSANLVNGYCEICARKLGM
- a CDS encoding TorD/DmsD family molecular chaperone, with amino-acid sequence MQSSENLLGASVACAFLGRVLREAPDADLLEEIRREDLLADWPLPVTGELRHSLGSLKNWLESLDEVALEQVRVDHADLFVAPNRAVPMWESVWTTRERLLFGDPTFEVRDAYARHGLTAPLLNNEPDDHLGLELAFMAHLLVGAAQAQVNDDPDTAEAMLADARAFLSDHLGRWAGVCLEEIEARAGTDYYRAVAELCRATVDSLPALLAA
- a CDS encoding dimethyl sulfoxide reductase anchor subunit family protein: MVFNEWSLVLFTVLAQTAVGMLLVSEIARKTASGPVGAVLSRQLPAVGVLTAAALLLSLSHLGTPLHSVFTILNAGSSWLSREILAMGGFFAAVVALAVVRRRNPEAEATGLAVLTMLLGLVAVYVMSRVYMLVTVPVWDSVSTMLGFYGTALVAGSIAGGLLFGIQSNRDASLAGETRSRIAGVFILAALLGLGLKFVGVPLEMIALDSMNGLDVSGLAMLASDGTVLLVARMVLTFLGTAVFAWAAFRVVVSHENGVMINAGLCAFGLVLAGEIMGRLIFYGTYLRIGM
- a CDS encoding DMSO/selenate family reductase complex B subunit; the protein is MLKRPAFYIDMEACTGCKTCMIACIDKNDLPDGVLFRRVTEYAGGNWSRNANGSYEQNVFAYYLSISCNHCENPICVRSCPTTAMHKDENGIVTVDHDKCVGCRYCEWGCPYSAPQFNAEKGKMEKCDFCRDYLEQGKPPACVAACPTRALKFGEYEELAAKYGADNVVAPLPDPSITGPNLIVSPNRNARPEGSRSGKIQNPEEV
- a CDS encoding DMSO/selenate family reductase complex A subunit yields the protein MDRKNSERKPAGSSLKRRSFLKWSAALGGMTALSGAGVFCGLRSVESAETFADKVVWTSCNVNCGSRCALRAHVKDGVVVRVDTDDTGKDVYGDHQVRACLRGRSMRHRIYAPDRLKYPMKRVGKRGEGKFERISWDEALDGIAKSLGETIEKYGNESVYLNYGTGNLGAVLSKSWPTGSTPVARLMNSLGGYLNQYGTYSDAMIDMALPYTFGKGWVKGNLLSDIVNSKLVVFFGNNPAATRMSGGGLVHDVIEARKKGYARIIVVDPRYTDTATTLADEWIPIRPGTDAALVCGIAHVLISEDLVDHDFLRRCTAGYDEDSMPEGVPAGLSYKSYILGKGPDGQAKTPEWASEITGIPARRIIQLAREIGQADPCYISQGWSVQRQANGENNCRAISMLPILTGNVGVQGGNTGARESGYGIPFASFPVLENPVKTSISCFTWTDAIERGTEMTAKRDGVQGRDKLVAPIKFIWNFAGNCLVNQHSDSNRTSEILGDDSKCETVVVVDNFMTPSAKFADYLLPATSNLEEDDFAPQGFASEMGYVIFAEKVIEPLFESRTIYDICAGVAERLGAGEKFTEGRTRAQWVEYVYQKSREMLPELPEKLSDAFAMGIFKREKPGLPPVPYKEFREDPEGHPVKTPSGKLEIFSKQLWDINREWELPEGDVITALPEYTPTWEGVSDPLRKTYPLQLIGHHYKQRTHSTYGNVDWLKKVAPQELWINPVDAEIRGIAHGDKVKVFNARGVVHTVAKVTPRIMPGVLSLPEGAWFTPDGKGNDLGGCVNVLTSLKPSPLAKGNPQHTNLVQVEKA
- a CDS encoding sigma-54-dependent transcriptional regulator; the protein is MAKVLVIDDDRMTCEALMELVRNIGHDADCALTVREGLAKNREIEFDVVFLDIRLPDGNGLDILPRLREQELPPEVIILTGLGDPDGAELAIRNGAWDYLQKPLSPKKILLPLKRVLKYRDNLRQADKGAMPVERCGIVGSGPAITQALERLGIAARSNASLLISGETGTGKELFARALHENSQRSRGPFVVVDCASIPATLLESTLFGHVKGAFTGADHASGGLIMEADRGTLFLDEIGEMPLALQKKLLRVLQERKYRRVGSSQEVSSDFRLVSATHRDLNEMVQNGTFREDLLYRLGAMSITLPPLRERKEDLPELVHFMARRISEKNMIPQKGISPDFMEALQEYHWPGNIRELSNVVETSLVSAYAHTELYPMHLPERVRITMIRQSLSGQDSAGAGPEPEPEDAAELPVYKEYRARVLEQADKWYFSRLMEAARWDVERACEMSGLGKSRVYDQLKQHSIEKE
- a CDS encoding ATP-binding protein produces the protein MQRFVQVLLAVLVLMTAASCSTFDERTPLTVEEREWISRNKEVRLGVSLHYPPYEEYGLKGGYEGLSADYVRLINEKTGLRFVPVRFRNRDEVLREVKQGNVDVVAALEMTEGRREYLDFTQPYVTVPAAIITRKEFQEELTLEKLDGMRIGVTVSPEFTRYLKKHYPGEYTIVPMAGGYIGGLRSLAVGDVDALICDMALASRYIANARISNLRIAGITNYTIDLRIASLKASPILGSILRKGLAMILPHERKVIEERWLTLHYRPIWASWKFWIGLFSVCGAILGGVVLVLVWNRSLKRQVAQRTMALSSINKVLLGSLECHTEHEVMLRCLEEAENMSSSERAFLGEVAGNGVLKVFLATECGERAVCEPLDIGGAQLSFEQMEALGNCQVVQATLRGSDGLDVHVIMVPLHILAGADLRIIAVGRRQARYVSSEVSLLAEVLFAFEEALQRKRTEISLHEKERQLQRVQRMEALGTLAGGIAHDFNNILGVIIANGEMVEMFHLDGNEPLAAKVQAMLAAAYRGRDLVSQILTFTRKSSEEAIPLNLGPIVKETIKFLEASLPASITMDYEIASPERTVLADPTQVHQVLMNLCTNAAHAMENSGGTMSISVHGESVGSDRPETSVLKPGPHVVLSVRDMGGGIPPEVVDRIFDPFFTTKMPGKGTGLGLAMVQGIVKSWGGEILVRNEPGRGAEFRVYIPAMVKSGELAVETRGDTEICSGCGCILLVDDEDELVSSCSEFLTNLGYKVHGETDSLAAAELFCNAPGDFDLVITDYNMPGLRGDKFARKVLEARPGVPVILCSGYSHRFDESAAASLGIREYLKKPISLKALAMAVRKYLKPDFSSRDEDFDREEN